In Acinetobacter sp. C32I, one genomic interval encodes:
- a CDS encoding exodeoxyribonuclease V subunit gamma, with amino-acid sequence MGIHVIQSQRLDVLLQGVMASITQPSTTPFQVFKTQHFIVPSPAQEQWLTQKIAEQQGMTANYQFHQRIRGFQWYAYQQVLENKEQVRKANIPRLILKWRIHQALQPFIQSEQNTLAQTHPLYSIVQRIYASADQLQQGTEKQLKKQSMLYWVAEQVSQLFNNYMIYRGHCQRGCQSNCTCAGNWLSTWGQNKALNIEQLIAHTDQQTSAFSLQQTEQLEAWQRWLWQNYFHDDFVEIQSIDADFWQLLDNQQTRSRALAQLPNQVIVFTILDLPPSQLQFLRRLGQYLDVVILHYNPSQEYWADSVDPLWKKRYDLGVKERYIAKHPHASDADIAAFFDSFSLGFNALNRESRHPLLTRLGKQARDHFSLLSQLATGEEGKWVDAFEDYFPETLLGKIQSDIFYLAEPQAQQYELAPEDESIQIHVCHSSVRQLEVLKEQLLHWLSQTDTTPRRPSDVLVLTPNLAELEPLIRSVFPALAHEHEVFLPVKIAGVAQLDALNAWRAVLGRLQLTQGRFTQDDFADWLNLSATQQRYGLDYTQAQRILSLLDDAGFKRGLDAEHLKQTLSDDDQDYRYSFKFALDRLALGIAVPAHVMVQEILSYALVQPSDFELIGILIQIYRDLALRRDWLLAHEQGQRLPVEFWLQRIKQDVQEFEQADVVALKAIREIIQKQERMLTLASYYEDAETQLRQISLPLPYIIEEIQRSLESQSAQVEPTGQITFSQIGQIRPIPYRLIVLLNLDTGKFPNRDSHIPFDLMDALRQQLGDRSRLEDDQGAFLDAILLAQEQVWLFYNGFDLNDGEVREPSSVLQGFRDHLALIVKPTSSEDGPPLSEVDLAGLDALQVPAQLYPLYHLHRLQPFDPLGFVSDRPVRFQDQWFKVASQIQQVKGERQAWANTAYPVEQNEMIILESQQWVQDISFPARLYLKTLGVENLTAQALVDQSEPLLLDGLGKYAIRHFLQQQDDQLSPSLLQDQLPVGKVQHSAWLQSRLEQQRLLERLQQYAPAPTETTQRVWRVSKQLQIACVTPKQLTQDWVSLEASSARAKRFAKVWLEYLLWLALINSDAATEKRRIVVFSDQTVICEGLSSQQAQHYLNAWLQLWHDAQQQPVVLPAALVLKPLEKGKQYEWIELDSTQVLTEESQKQVLKDWNDTGDFSGFDMTQNEACKLHRDWQFILQEQDATALLQYACDHYSFALYQPIFEFLRVE; translated from the coding sequence ATGGGGATTCATGTTATTCAAAGTCAACGCCTTGATGTGTTATTACAAGGTGTGATGGCATCAATTACCCAACCGAGTACGACACCCTTTCAGGTGTTTAAAACCCAGCATTTTATTGTCCCGAGTCCTGCACAAGAACAATGGTTGACGCAAAAAATTGCCGAACAACAAGGCATGACCGCCAACTATCAATTTCATCAACGCATTCGTGGTTTTCAATGGTATGCCTATCAACAGGTATTAGAGAATAAAGAACAAGTTCGGAAAGCCAATATTCCACGCTTGATTTTAAAGTGGCGTATTCATCAAGCTTTACAGCCTTTTATTCAATCCGAACAGAATACTTTGGCGCAAACACATCCCTTATATTCGATTGTGCAGCGGATTTATGCCAGTGCCGATCAACTGCAACAAGGCACTGAAAAACAACTAAAAAAACAAAGTATGCTGTATTGGGTGGCGGAGCAAGTTTCGCAGCTGTTTAACAACTACATGATTTATCGTGGTCATTGTCAACGCGGCTGCCAAAGCAATTGTACCTGTGCGGGGAATTGGCTATCGACTTGGGGACAGAATAAAGCCTTAAATATCGAACAATTGATTGCGCATACGGATCAACAAACTTCAGCCTTTAGCTTGCAGCAAACTGAACAGTTGGAAGCTTGGCAGCGTTGGTTGTGGCAAAACTACTTTCATGATGATTTTGTTGAAATACAAAGTATTGATGCTGATTTCTGGCAACTTCTAGACAATCAGCAGACACGATCCCGAGCTTTGGCACAACTGCCGAATCAGGTGATTGTATTTACGATTCTAGATTTACCACCGAGCCAACTGCAATTTTTACGTCGCTTGGGACAGTATTTGGATGTGGTGATTCTGCACTATAACCCATCGCAGGAATATTGGGCCGACAGTGTCGATCCACTCTGGAAAAAGCGTTATGACCTCGGCGTGAAAGAGCGCTATATCGCCAAACATCCCCATGCCAGTGATGCAGACATTGCTGCATTCTTTGACAGTTTTAGCTTGGGCTTTAATGCTTTAAACCGAGAATCTCGGCATCCCTTACTGACACGCTTAGGTAAGCAAGCGCGTGATCATTTTTCGCTGTTGTCGCAACTGGCGACAGGAGAAGAGGGGAAATGGGTGGATGCTTTTGAGGATTATTTTCCTGAAACGTTACTCGGTAAAATTCAGTCGGATATTTTCTACTTAGCTGAACCTCAGGCTCAGCAATATGAACTTGCACCTGAGGATGAATCAATTCAGATCCATGTTTGCCATTCCAGTGTACGACAGCTCGAAGTCTTAAAAGAGCAGTTACTGCATTGGCTGTCTCAAACAGATACGACACCGCGTCGCCCAAGTGATGTGCTGGTTTTGACCCCGAATCTAGCGGAGCTTGAGCCCTTGATCCGCAGTGTCTTTCCTGCGTTGGCCCATGAGCACGAGGTGTTCTTACCTGTAAAAATTGCAGGGGTGGCGCAGCTAGATGCGTTAAATGCGTGGCGTGCTGTACTTGGACGCTTGCAATTGACACAGGGCCGTTTTACGCAGGATGACTTTGCTGATTGGCTCAATCTTTCCGCGACGCAACAACGTTATGGGCTGGATTATACGCAGGCACAACGGATTTTGAGTTTACTCGATGATGCTGGCTTTAAGCGTGGTTTGGATGCTGAACATTTAAAACAAACGCTCAGTGATGACGACCAAGACTATCGTTATAGTTTTAAATTTGCTCTCGATCGTTTGGCGCTTGGGATTGCCGTGCCTGCCCATGTGATGGTGCAGGAGATACTCAGTTATGCCTTGGTACAGCCAAGTGATTTTGAACTGATTGGGATTCTGATTCAGATCTATCGCGATTTAGCGCTTCGACGTGATTGGTTACTGGCACATGAACAAGGTCAACGTTTGCCGGTCGAGTTTTGGCTACAGCGAATCAAACAGGATGTACAGGAGTTTGAGCAAGCCGATGTGGTTGCTTTAAAAGCAATTCGTGAAATTATTCAGAAACAAGAGCGGATGCTGACCTTGGCCAGCTACTACGAAGATGCGGAAACACAGTTGCGCCAAATTTCTTTGCCATTGCCTTATATCATCGAAGAAATTCAACGAAGCCTAGAAAGCCAGTCCGCACAAGTTGAACCGACAGGACAAATTACCTTTAGTCAGATTGGACAGATTCGCCCGATTCCTTATCGGCTGATTGTGTTGCTGAACTTGGATACGGGCAAATTTCCAAATCGGGACAGCCATATTCCGTTTGATTTGATGGATGCACTGCGTCAGCAATTGGGTGATCGTTCTCGTTTGGAGGATGATCAGGGGGCATTTTTGGATGCCATCTTATTGGCACAAGAACAGGTTTGGCTGTTTTATAATGGCTTTGATCTCAATGATGGCGAAGTCAGAGAGCCATCCAGTGTGTTGCAGGGGTTCCGTGATCATTTGGCTTTGATTGTAAAACCGACGAGCAGCGAAGATGGCCCTCCTTTATCCGAAGTGGATCTAGCCGGATTAGATGCTTTGCAAGTCCCGGCACAGCTTTATCCGCTGTACCATTTACATCGTCTACAGCCGTTCGATCCACTCGGCTTTGTCTCGGATCGTCCTGTGCGCTTTCAAGACCAATGGTTTAAGGTCGCTTCACAGATTCAGCAAGTCAAAGGTGAGCGACAGGCGTGGGCCAATACTGCCTATCCTGTTGAACAAAATGAAATGATCATTTTGGAGAGTCAGCAATGGGTTCAAGATATCAGTTTCCCTGCGCGGCTGTATTTAAAGACCTTAGGTGTGGAAAATTTAACTGCACAAGCCTTGGTCGATCAATCTGAGCCGTTATTACTCGATGGTCTCGGTAAATATGCCATTCGGCATTTTTTACAGCAGCAGGATGACCAGCTCTCTCCAAGTCTTTTGCAAGATCAGCTGCCCGTTGGCAAAGTTCAGCACAGTGCTTGGCTGCAAAGTCGCTTAGAGCAGCAACGCTTGTTGGAGCGCTTGCAGCAGTATGCCCCAGCCCCGACTGAAACCACGCAACGGGTTTGGCGGGTCTCGAAACAATTACAAATCGCCTGTGTGACTCCGAAACAGCTGACTCAAGATTGGGTCAGTTTGGAGGCGTCAAGTGCACGAGCCAAGCGCTTTGCCAAAGTCTGGCTGGAATATCTGCTTTGGTTGGCGCTAATCAATAGTGACGCTGCTACAGAGAAGCGTCGAATTGTAGTGTTTAGCGATCAGACCGTGATTTGTGAAGGCCTAAGTTCACAACAGGCACAGCATTATTTAAATGCATGGTTACAGCTTTGGCACGATGCACAGCAGCAACCTGTGGTCTTGCCTGCTGCCTTAGTGTTAAAGCCTTTAGAAAAGGGCAAACAATATGAATGGATTGAGCTGGATTCAACTCAGGTGTTAACTGAAGAGAGTCAAAAGCAAGTATTGAAGGACTGGAATGATACGGGTGATTTCTCGGGTTTTGATATGACCCAGAATGAAGCTTGTAAATTGCACCGCGATTGGCAGTTCATTTTGCAAGAGCAAGATGCAACTGCTTTATTACAGTATGCCTGTGATCATTATTCCTTTGCTTTATATCAACCGATTTTTGAATTTTTACGGGTGGAGTAA